Proteins found in one Rhodobacteraceae bacterium D3-12 genomic segment:
- a CDS encoding fumarylacetoacetate hydrolase family protein: MDHQTLGRVLAEARREGRKLRDYPCDRPESLDDAFAVQDAMVAAMGVLVAGWKVGLTSKLAQEVVGVDAPFAGPVFADAVFESGAGLGLAEGDLGILEAEVGFRMKESLPPRDGAYTRAEVLGAVGAVMPVFEWVNKRLPGDIREAKEWLVADGTFNSAVICGAEVAFDPGMDLRGETVAVFQDGEEKASGVGANALGDPAEVLVWLANDLRRRGKGLRAGDVVATGLLSGLVYAEAGADYAARFATLGQVNLRVT; encoded by the coding sequence ATGGATCATCAAACATTAGGACGCGTGTTGGCTGAGGCGCGGCGCGAGGGGCGCAAGCTGCGGGATTATCCGTGCGACAGGCCGGAGAGTTTGGATGACGCCTTTGCGGTGCAAGACGCGATGGTTGCGGCGATGGGCGTGCTGGTCGCGGGGTGGAAAGTCGGGCTGACATCAAAACTGGCGCAAGAGGTCGTGGGGGTAGATGCGCCCTTTGCCGGGCCGGTGTTTGCGGATGCGGTGTTTGAGAGCGGCGCGGGTTTAGGCTTGGCCGAGGGGGATTTGGGCATTCTGGAGGCCGAGGTCGGGTTTCGCATGAAAGAGAGCCTGCCGCCGCGCGACGGGGCGTATACGCGCGCCGAGGTTCTGGGGGCGGTCGGCGCGGTGATGCCGGTGTTTGAATGGGTCAACAAGCGCCTGCCGGGGGACATTCGCGAGGCCAAGGAATGGCTGGTGGCGGATGGGACGTTCAACAGCGCAGTGATCTGCGGGGCCGAGGTGGCGTTTGATCCGGGCATGGACCTGCGCGGTGAAACGGTCGCGGTGTTTCAGGACGGCGAAGAAAAGGCGAGCGGGGTCGGGGCCAATGCGTTGGGCGATCCGGCGGAGGTTTTGGTGTGGCTTGCCAATGATTTGCGCCGTCGCGGCAAGGGGTTGCGCGCGGGTGATGTGGTGGCGACCGGGCTGCTGAGCGGGTTGGTTTATGCCGAAGCCGGGGCGGACTATGCGGCGCGGTTCGCGACGTTGGGGCAGGTGAACTTGCGCGTGACGTAA
- a CDS encoding benzoate/H(+) symporter BenE family transporter — MTSKRAALQPLTTGFVVAIVGFFSSFPIVLQGLVQVGASPAQAASGLMAAAVAMGLAGIVLSLWQKMPVSVAWSTPGAALLAVTAPDAAGFGGAVAGFIVAGVLTVVAGFWRPLARLATAIPAPVTQAMLAGVLLSICAAPVAAVAEVPQYVLPIIVTWFVVGRFARLFSTPAAVVAMVVVIVAANDFALPVPDQVLSQPVFVAPVFSLGAIVGIGLPLFVVTMATQNVPGMSILSINGFHPPAGPMFSGVGGFSVLSAPFGAPATCLAAITAAMCASEDAHPDPARRYMAAVWAGGFYCVLGVFAGLITALTAIAPEHVLATLAGVALISVFAGSAAGALQASEGREAAALTFVVTASGVSFFGLGAAVWGLVVGCIAWGFRAKG; from the coding sequence ATGACCAGCAAGCGCGCCGCGTTGCAGCCTCTGACCACCGGATTTGTGGTGGCGATTGTCGGCTTCTTCAGCTCTTTTCCGATTGTATTGCAGGGCCTTGTTCAGGTCGGGGCCTCGCCAGCGCAGGCCGCGTCAGGATTGATGGCGGCGGCGGTTGCAATGGGCTTGGCCGGGATCGTTTTGAGCCTGTGGCAGAAGATGCCGGTCAGCGTGGCATGGTCGACACCGGGGGCGGCGCTGCTGGCGGTGACGGCACCGGATGCGGCGGGGTTTGGCGGCGCGGTGGCGGGGTTTATCGTGGCCGGTGTGCTGACTGTGGTTGCGGGGTTCTGGCGGCCATTGGCGCGGTTGGCCACGGCGATTCCGGCGCCGGTGACGCAGGCAATGCTGGCAGGGGTGTTGTTGTCGATTTGCGCAGCGCCGGTGGCGGCGGTGGCAGAAGTGCCGCAATACGTCTTGCCGATTATCGTGACGTGGTTCGTGGTGGGCCGGTTTGCGCGGTTGTTTTCGACACCCGCAGCGGTGGTCGCGATGGTCGTTGTGATCGTCGCCGCGAATGATTTTGCCCTGCCGGTGCCGGATCAGGTGTTGAGCCAACCCGTGTTCGTGGCGCCTGTGTTCTCGCTGGGCGCGATCGTCGGGATTGGTTTGCCGCTGTTTGTCGTTACGATGGCCACACAGAATGTGCCGGGCATGTCGATTTTGAGCATCAATGGCTTTCACCCGCCTGCCGGGCCGATGTTTTCAGGCGTTGGCGGGTTTAGCGTTTTATCTGCGCCGTTCGGCGCGCCAGCGACGTGTTTGGCGGCGATCACGGCGGCGATGTGCGCCAGCGAAGATGCCCACCCGGACCCGGCGCGCCGCTATATGGCTGCGGTGTGGGCCGGTGGATTTTATTGCGTGCTGGGTGTGTTTGCCGGGTTGATTACCGCCTTGACCGCCATCGCGCCGGAGCATGTTTTGGCGACGCTGGCCGGGGTGGCGTTGATCAGCGTTTTCGCAGGGTCGGCGGCGGGCGCGTTGCAGGCAAGCGAAGGGCGCGAGGCGGCGGCGCTGACCTTTGTTGTGACCGCGTCGGGGGTGAGCTTTTTCGGGCTGGGCGCGGCGGTTTGGGGCCTTGTTGTTGGCTGTATCGCGTGGGGGTTTCGCGCAAAAGGATAG
- a CDS encoding thymidine kinase, with protein sequence MAKLYFNYSTMNAGKSTVLLQASHNYRERGMETFLLTAKLDDRAGEGRIASRIGIGQAAETFLPKDDLFERLQGRLALGQVACVFIDEAQFLTKDQVWQLARAVDDLGVPVMCYGLRVDFRGELFPGSAALLALSDEMREVRTICHCGKKATMVVRMDGEGRVLKDGAQVQIGGNETYVSLCRRHWREAVGEMAQGAG encoded by the coding sequence ATGGCCAAGCTTTATTTCAACTATTCCACCATGAACGCGGGCAAATCGACCGTGCTTTTGCAGGCGTCGCACAACTATCGTGAGCGGGGGATGGAGACATTCCTGCTGACTGCGAAGCTTGATGATCGCGCGGGCGAGGGGCGGATCGCCAGCCGGATCGGGATTGGGCAGGCGGCAGAGACGTTTTTGCCCAAGGATGATCTTTTTGAGCGACTGCAGGGGCGTTTGGCGCTGGGGCAGGTTGCCTGTGTTTTCATCGACGAAGCCCAATTTTTGACCAAGGATCAGGTCTGGCAACTGGCGCGGGCGGTTGATGATCTGGGCGTGCCGGTGATGTGTTACGGGCTGCGGGTGGATTTTCGCGGAGAGCTGTTTCCCGGATCGGCGGCGTTGCTGGCCTTGTCGGACGAAATGCGCGAGGTGCGCACGATTTGTCATTGCGGCAAGAAGGCCACGATGGTGGTGCGGATGGACGGTGAAGGGCGGGTTTTGAAAGACGGCGCGCAAGTGCAGATCGGCGGCAATGAGACCTATGTGAGCCTGTGTCGAAGGCATTGGCGCGAGGCCGTGGGTGAGATGGCGCAGGGTGCTGGTTGA
- a CDS encoding LuxR C-terminal-related transcriptional regulator: protein MIAIIRAHGWTLTTAAMAAHQRYMMHFSAEFPERNKVSAKQLELLEKIGLGLQDKQIAAELGVSISAIRQRMQTLMERTGLTARAELAALAMSMGALPDPLHGPAADTSEILIEMDSAGHRRRKAPDTQK from the coding sequence ATGATCGCCATCATCCGCGCCCACGGCTGGACCCTGACCACCGCCGCCATGGCCGCCCATCAACGCTATATGATGCATTTCTCCGCCGAATTCCCCGAGCGCAACAAAGTCAGCGCCAAGCAGCTGGAATTGCTCGAAAAAATCGGCCTCGGATTGCAGGATAAACAGATCGCGGCCGAGCTTGGCGTGTCGATTTCCGCTATCCGGCAGAGGATGCAAACCCTGATGGAGCGGACCGGCCTGACCGCCCGCGCCGAACTCGCTGCGCTGGCGATGAGCATGGGCGCATTGCCTGACCCGCTGCACGGCCCCGCTGCGGATACCTCTGAAATCCTGATCGAAATGGATTCAGCCGGTCATCGCCGCCGCAAGGCCCCCGATACCCAAAAGTAA
- a CDS encoding LysR family transcriptional regulator has product MRERFTLRQLEYFVAVARAGSVAGAADVVRVSSPTISAAITQLEGQLGLTLFVRHRAKGLTLTQAGAQMLGQAEKLLGEARVLGRMAEDVAGEVRGPLALGCLLTFAQIIVPGLRRGFEEAHPGVDIRQFELDQQAIFERLRRAEIDVALSYDMDIPGDLDFVPILPLHPFVMLAEAHPLATRSAVTVEDLRAHPMILLELPYSAEYFLSFFAGSGAAPKIAERTRDMAVMRSLVANGYGYGIANIRPVSANAPDGKPLVFVPLEGAVAPMQLGIVMAKGAGLTVRAFVDHARAYLPGEGVVPGVLPCVTPGGGNAKV; this is encoded by the coding sequence ATGAGGGAGCGGTTCACCCTTCGCCAGCTTGAGTATTTCGTGGCGGTGGCGCGCGCGGGATCGGTGGCGGGGGCGGCGGATGTTGTGCGGGTGTCGTCGCCGACAATTTCAGCCGCGATCACGCAGTTAGAGGGGCAGTTGGGGCTGACGCTGTTTGTGCGGCATCGGGCGAAGGGGCTGACCTTGACTCAGGCCGGGGCGCAGATGTTGGGGCAGGCAGAGAAGCTGTTGGGGGAGGCGCGGGTTCTGGGCCGGATGGCAGAGGATGTGGCCGGAGAGGTGCGCGGGCCGTTGGCGTTGGGATGTTTGCTGACGTTCGCGCAGATCATTGTGCCGGGCTTGCGGCGCGGGTTTGAGGAGGCGCATCCGGGGGTGGATATTCGCCAGTTCGAGCTGGATCAGCAGGCGATTTTCGAGCGGCTGCGGCGGGCTGAGATCGACGTGGCGCTGAGCTATGACATGGATATTCCCGGTGATCTCGATTTTGTGCCGATCTTGCCGCTGCATCCGTTTGTGATGCTGGCCGAGGCGCATCCGCTGGCCACGCGCAGTGCCGTGACGGTGGAAGATTTGCGCGCGCATCCGATGATATTGCTCGAATTGCCGTATTCAGCGGAGTATTTCCTGTCGTTTTTTGCCGGCTCAGGTGCTGCGCCGAAGATTGCCGAGCGCACGCGCGATATGGCGGTGATGCGCTCGTTGGTGGCGAATGGATACGGCTATGGCATTGCCAATATCCGCCCGGTGAGCGCGAATGCGCCCGATGGCAAGCCGTTGGTATTTGTGCCCCTTGAAGGGGCGGTGGCGCCGATGCAATTGGGGATCGTCATGGCAAAAGGGGCCGGATTGACGGTGCGCGCCTTTGTCGATCATGCGCGGGCGTATTTACCGGGTGAGGGTGTGGTGCCGGGGGTTCTTCCCTGCGTGACTCCGGGTGGGGGTAACGCGAAGGTTTAG